Proteins from one Dysgonomonas sp. HDW5A genomic window:
- the trpC gene encoding indole-3-glycerol phosphate synthase TrpC, translating into MTNILDKIVANKRIEVEQQKKEVSIDQLLKQIANVDRKQGLFKQSLINSSTGIIAEFKRRSPSRGWIFENAKIEEVVPLYSNGGASAISVLTDTEFFGGTFADLTLASSLTQTPLLRKDFMVDEYQFYQAAAMEASAVLLIASSLTIQETKQFATKAKELGLDVLLEVHNEKELGHINEYVDVVGVNNRNLGTFVTDIQASFDLVDKIPDEFVKISESGISSPQTVIDLRQVGYRGFLMGENFMKTDNPGKALANFIQELS; encoded by the coding sequence ATGACTAATATTTTAGATAAAATAGTTGCTAATAAACGTATTGAGGTAGAGCAGCAAAAGAAAGAAGTTAGTATAGATCAATTGCTTAAACAAATAGCGAATGTTGATCGTAAGCAGGGATTATTTAAGCAATCTCTTATAAATTCTTCGACAGGAATAATTGCCGAATTTAAAAGACGCTCACCTTCTCGTGGTTGGATTTTCGAAAATGCAAAAATAGAAGAAGTAGTTCCTCTGTACTCAAATGGAGGTGCAAGTGCCATTTCTGTTCTAACCGATACAGAATTCTTTGGAGGTACTTTTGCAGATCTTACTTTGGCTAGTTCCTTAACTCAGACTCCTCTGCTTCGCAAAGATTTTATGGTAGATGAATATCAGTTTTATCAGGCTGCTGCAATGGAAGCCAGTGCCGTATTATTGATTGCGTCATCGCTTACTATTCAAGAGACTAAGCAATTTGCTACAAAAGCAAAAGAATTGGGCTTAGATGTTTTGCTTGAGGTTCATAATGAAAAAGAACTCGGACACATCAATGAATATGTAGATGTTGTGGGCGTAAATAATCGCAATCTGGGAACATTTGTTACAGATATACAGGCTTCATTTGATTTAGTTGATAAAATACCTGATGAATTTGTAAAGATATCAGAAAGTGGAATTTCCTCACCTCAAACAGTGATTGATCTTCGGCAAGTAGGATATAGAGGCTTCTTAATGGGTGAGAATTTTATGAAAACTGATAATCCGGGGAAAGCTTTGGCTAATTTCATTCAAGAGTTGTCATGA
- a CDS encoding bifunctional 2-polyprenyl-6-hydroxyphenol methylase/3-demethylubiquinol 3-O-methyltransferase UbiG has protein sequence MSNYIEINKNAWNLKTEIHIQSDFYENEAFLNGKNSLKEIELSLLGDIKGKSILHLQCHFGQDSISLSRMGAKVTGIDLSDKAIEKAKEFAQQANVDTQFICCNIFDLPNHLDKQYDIIFTSYGTIGWLPDLDKWAAIVSKYLKSGGKFIFVEFHPFIWMFDNDFKKIDYNYFNSGEIVEVNEGSYADRNANIEYSTVNWNHSTSEVLNSLIKHNIEINSFDEYNYSPYNCFNHTIKIDVDKYQIDVLGDKVPMTFSIVGTKK, from the coding sequence ATGAGTAATTATATAGAAATAAATAAGAATGCTTGGAATTTAAAGACAGAGATACATATACAATCTGATTTTTATGAAAACGAAGCTTTTTTAAATGGAAAAAACTCATTAAAGGAGATCGAATTAAGTTTACTTGGTGATATTAAAGGAAAATCGATATTACATCTTCAATGCCATTTCGGTCAGGATAGTATCTCACTTAGTCGAATGGGAGCTAAGGTTACAGGTATTGATTTATCGGATAAAGCGATTGAGAAAGCTAAAGAATTTGCACAGCAAGCAAATGTAGATACTCAATTTATCTGTTGTAATATTTTTGATCTGCCTAATCATTTAGATAAACAATACGATATTATTTTTACTAGTTATGGCACTATCGGTTGGCTTCCCGATTTAGATAAATGGGCGGCAATTGTATCAAAATATCTTAAGTCCGGAGGCAAATTTATTTTTGTTGAATTTCATCCTTTTATTTGGATGTTTGATAATGATTTTAAAAAGATTGACTATAATTATTTTAATTCGGGAGAGATTGTAGAAGTAAACGAAGGTTCTTATGCGGATAGAAATGCAAACATCGAATATTCCACAGTTAACTGGAACCATAGTACAAGTGAGGTTTTAAATAGCTTGATTAAGCATAATATTGAAATCAATTCATTTGATGAGTATAATTACTCACCCTATAATTGCTTTAATCATACAATTAAAATTGATGTAGATAAGTATCAGATTGACGTGTTAGGAGATAAAGTGCCTATGACTTTTTCTATTGTTGGAACTAAGAAATAA
- a CDS encoding DUF4348 domain-containing protein codes for MKTEGISKKKGEDFDSFYSKFMSDAKFQKSRVTFPLKCDISEPGRNLKIIEANDWIPMKVPISQVDRSIYKVKITKTSTVVTHRIYIENSDTDILLKYKLIKGKWYLIYYKSIFL; via the coding sequence GTGAAAACAGAAGGAATATCCAAAAAGAAAGGCGAAGATTTTGACAGCTTTTACTCAAAATTCATGTCTGATGCCAAATTTCAAAAATCAAGGGTAACTTTTCCTCTAAAGTGTGACATATCGGAACCTGGCAGAAATCTGAAGATTATAGAAGCAAATGATTGGATTCCGATGAAAGTACCCATTAGTCAAGTGGATCGAAGTATATATAAAGTAAAGATAACCAAGACATCGACTGTGGTTACTCATCGAATATATATAGAAAATTCGGACACTGATATATTGCTAAAATACAAGCTGATAAAAGGAAAATGGTATTTAATATACTATAAAAGTATTTTTTTATAA
- a CDS encoding YigZ family protein: protein MDTFKTVKETSKGLFTEKKSKFISFAIPVQTVEDVKIEVEKYRKEYYDARHVCWAYMLGSGRDEFRSNDDGEPSGTAGKPILGQINSNELTNILIVVIRYFGGVKLGTSGLIVAYKEAAIEAIANAEIIEKTVDLEISFQFEYPFMNDVMKIVKDLEPAILNQQYDTDCFMTLKIRKGLYDQLISRLEKVESLHFPQTD from the coding sequence ATGGATACATTCAAAACAGTGAAAGAAACTTCCAAAGGATTATTTACTGAGAAAAAAAGTAAATTTATATCCTTTGCGATTCCTGTTCAAACTGTAGAAGATGTAAAAATCGAAGTTGAAAAATACCGAAAAGAATATTATGATGCCCGACATGTTTGTTGGGCATACATGCTTGGTTCCGGAAGAGATGAATTTAGATCAAACGATGACGGAGAGCCTTCGGGAACAGCAGGTAAGCCTATATTAGGACAAATAAATTCGAATGAATTAACTAATATACTCATCGTTGTGATTCGTTATTTTGGAGGAGTTAAACTAGGTACTAGCGGATTAATTGTTGCCTATAAAGAGGCCGCTATTGAAGCTATAGCCAATGCCGAAATTATAGAAAAAACTGTAGATTTGGAGATCAGTTTTCAGTTCGAATATCCTTTTATGAATGATGTAATGAAAATTGTAAAAGACTTAGAACCTGCAATTTTAAATCAGCAATATGATACAGATTGTTTCATGACATTAAAAATACGTAAGGGATTATACGACCAACTCATATCCAGATTAGAAAAAGTCGAGAGTTTACATTTCCCACAAACAGATTAA
- the leuB gene encoding 3-isopropylmalate dehydrogenase: protein MKLNIAVLPGDGIGPEIIGQALRVTEAVCEKFGHELSYEYGIVGACAIDEVGSPYPDATHELCMESDAVLFGAIGDPKYDNNPSAKVRPEQGLLKMRKDLGLYANLRPINTFPSLIHKSPLRAELVDGADFMCIRELTGGLYFGRPQGRSEDGNTAYDTCVYTREEVERILHLSYKYARQRRKKVTVVDKANVLCTSRLWREVAQEIEKQYPDVETEYMFVDNAAMQIIQWPKRFDVLVTENLFGDILTDESSVITGSLGMLPSASIGIHTSVFEPIHGSYPQAAGKNIANPVATILSAAMMFEYAFDLQKEGKIIRDAVNASLEEGIVTEDIASNGKSYTTSEVGDWIVDFVKR, encoded by the coding sequence ATGAAATTAAATATTGCGGTACTACCCGGAGATGGTATTGGTCCTGAGATTATTGGACAAGCTTTAAGAGTTACTGAAGCTGTTTGCGAGAAATTCGGTCACGAATTATCATATGAATATGGTATTGTAGGAGCATGTGCCATTGATGAAGTGGGAAGCCCCTACCCTGATGCTACACACGAACTTTGTATGGAATCTGATGCTGTTTTATTTGGTGCTATCGGAGATCCTAAATATGATAACAACCCATCGGCAAAAGTTAGACCCGAGCAAGGTTTATTGAAAATGCGCAAAGATCTGGGATTATATGCAAATCTTCGTCCTATCAATACATTCCCATCGTTAATACACAAATCGCCTCTTCGTGCAGAACTAGTTGACGGTGCTGATTTTATGTGCATACGTGAACTAACAGGAGGTCTTTATTTTGGACGTCCTCAAGGAAGAAGCGAGGATGGAAATACTGCGTATGACACTTGTGTGTATACTCGTGAAGAAGTAGAACGCATACTTCATCTATCTTACAAATATGCACGCCAACGTCGCAAAAAAGTGACAGTTGTAGATAAAGCAAATGTGCTTTGTACTTCTCGTTTATGGAGAGAAGTAGCTCAAGAAATCGAGAAACAGTATCCTGATGTTGAAACAGAATATATGTTTGTTGATAATGCTGCTATGCAGATTATTCAATGGCCAAAACGTTTTGATGTATTAGTTACAGAAAACTTATTCGGTGATATTCTTACTGACGAATCTTCTGTTATTACAGGTTCATTAGGTATGTTGCCATCGGCATCCATTGGTATACACACATCGGTATTTGAACCTATTCACGGGTCTTATCCTCAGGCAGCAGGCAAGAATATTGCGAATCCTGTGGCTACCATATTATCGGCAGCGATGATGTTCGAGTATGCTTTTGATTTACAAAAAGAAGGAAAAATCATTCGTGATGCAGTAAATGCGTCTTTAGAAGAAGGCATTGTAACGGAAGATATTGCTTCTAACGGAAAATCCTATACGACATCTGAAGTTGGAGATTGGATTGTTGATTTTGTAAAAAGATAG
- a CDS encoding phosphoribosylanthranilate isomerase has protein sequence MKIKVCGMKNPENIQALAQLPIDYMGLIFYPKSPRYIQDLESSLLDILPNTISRVGVFVNEDISSLLRLIEKYKLSVVQLHGNESLEYCSNIKNKYPKLIIIKAFNVSESSDFIKMDQYVDVCDYFLFDTKTSQHGGSGLKFDWNILDEYMGNTPFFLSGGISAEDVEAIRKISHPKLYALDLNSKFELEPGLKNITLLEQFINQLKNE, from the coding sequence ATGAAGATTAAAGTTTGCGGGATGAAAAATCCTGAGAATATTCAGGCTTTAGCTCAATTGCCTATTGATTATATGGGGTTGATATTTTATCCAAAATCGCCTCGATATATTCAAGATTTGGAATCTTCGCTATTAGATATTTTACCCAATACAATAAGTAGGGTAGGTGTTTTCGTGAATGAAGATATTTCATCACTTTTAAGGCTGATTGAAAAGTATAAACTATCAGTAGTACAGTTACATGGGAATGAGTCTCTAGAGTACTGCTCGAATATAAAGAATAAGTATCCGAAACTTATTATAATTAAAGCTTTTAATGTTTCTGAATCTTCAGACTTCATTAAAATGGATCAGTATGTTGATGTTTGTGACTACTTTCTTTTTGATACAAAAACGTCTCAGCATGGAGGTTCTGGCTTAAAATTTGATTGGAATATTCTTGATGAATATATGGGAAATACTCCCTTCTTTTTAAGTGGAGGTATTTCAGCAGAAGATGTAGAAGCTATCCGGAAAATATCTCATCCTAAACTATATGCTCTGGATCTGAATAGTAAATTCGAATTAGAACCGGGCTTGAAAAATATAACACTATTAGAACAATTTATAAATCAATTGAAAAATGAATAG
- a CDS encoding chorismate mutase, which translates to MKVITCQSLDDVRANIDRIDQELIRLISERSTFVDQAAQFKKTESEVEAPKRVEQVITKVRGLAQKENLDPDIAESIYREMIKAFIQQEKSKLKELEDE; encoded by the coding sequence ATGAAAGTAATTACTTGCCAATCTTTAGATGATGTTCGTGCAAATATTGATCGTATTGATCAAGAACTCATTCGACTGATCTCAGAAAGAAGTACCTTTGTTGATCAGGCTGCACAATTTAAGAAAACGGAATCGGAAGTTGAAGCCCCTAAACGGGTAGAGCAAGTAATAACTAAAGTTAGAGGTTTAGCTCAAAAAGAAAATCTTGATCCTGATATTGCAGAATCTATTTATAGAGAGATGATTAAAGCATTTATTCAGCAAGAAAAATCTAAATTAAAAGAATTAGAAGATGAGTAA
- a CDS encoding DUF4625 domain-containing protein, with the protein MVRNISFILIISLFIGTSVFFSCTKIDDGDHTPPTIEVFSPVAGDTLYVYRETDTVFPIFNARFTDDTALSSYTFRIRHAKDSIKLAPGDTTAYFYRNYQSVSIFDTTQITISQIFRIDSLMTVTIDGTSKTVPIWEGVYQLDASVVDMQGNVAKFDSIPVFIKYRSSKKK; encoded by the coding sequence ATGGTTCGAAATATATCTTTTATTCTTATTATAAGCTTATTTATAGGTACGAGTGTCTTTTTCTCTTGCACAAAGATCGATGATGGCGATCACACACCTCCCACCATAGAGGTATTTTCACCTGTGGCAGGTGATACTTTATATGTATATAGAGAAACAGATACAGTATTTCCAATATTTAATGCACGATTTACAGACGATACTGCATTATCATCTTATACCTTCAGAATAAGACACGCAAAAGATAGTATTAAGCTGGCACCGGGAGATACTACTGCATATTTTTATAGAAATTATCAAAGTGTATCGATATTCGATACTACCCAGATAACAATTTCTCAGATATTTAGAATTGATTCTCTGATGACTGTTACCATAGATGGGACTTCAAAAACTGTTCCGATATGGGAAGGTGTATATCAGTTAGATGCATCTGTCGTGGATATGCAAGGAAATGTAGCTAAGTTCGATTCTATTCCTGTTTTTATAAAATACCGAAGCAGTAAAAAGAAGTAA
- a CDS encoding RluA family pseudouridine synthase produces the protein MKEKPKNTLLSEIKVTENAELLNFLVEKNVRKSRNATKSLLVHKQIKVNNKVVSQHNHELKPGDTVSIHKQDHKLEQKKLKGLTVIYEDKDLLVVDKESGLLSVSTGKELLKETAYNIINDYVKGKNAKEKAYVLFRLDRETSGLMVFAKNPEIQEDLQHEWILHPPKRSYLGVIEGPLVPAKGTITHWLTENKNFVVFASKTDNGGLEAITEYETIKSNSRYSVIRLTPTTSRKNQLRVQLQFIGHPIVGDKKYGSKISPLRRIALHADELEFTHPRTKEKIQLSSPLPKKMQVMVDAIQPKKKEVSEE, from the coding sequence ATGAAAGAAAAGCCTAAGAATACACTGTTATCAGAAATAAAAGTAACCGAGAATGCCGAGTTACTGAATTTCTTAGTGGAAAAAAATGTAAGAAAAAGTAGAAATGCGACTAAGTCACTATTGGTTCACAAACAAATCAAGGTAAACAACAAGGTCGTATCACAACATAATCATGAATTAAAGCCGGGAGATACAGTTTCAATACATAAACAAGATCATAAGCTTGAACAAAAGAAACTGAAAGGACTTACTGTTATATATGAAGATAAGGATCTTCTGGTTGTAGATAAAGAATCCGGGCTATTATCTGTTTCAACAGGAAAAGAACTGTTAAAAGAAACAGCGTATAATATTATAAATGATTATGTAAAAGGGAAAAATGCAAAAGAGAAAGCTTATGTATTATTTCGCTTGGATAGAGAAACATCCGGTTTAATGGTTTTTGCCAAAAATCCTGAAATACAAGAAGACTTACAGCACGAATGGATATTACATCCACCCAAACGTTCTTATCTGGGTGTAATAGAAGGACCTTTAGTTCCGGCAAAGGGTACGATTACTCATTGGTTAACAGAGAATAAGAATTTTGTAGTATTTGCATCTAAAACAGACAATGGAGGTTTGGAGGCTATTACCGAATACGAAACAATCAAATCAAATAGTAGATATTCGGTTATCAGACTAACTCCTACTACTTCCCGTAAAAATCAGTTGCGAGTTCAATTGCAATTTATAGGTCATCCTATTGTTGGTGATAAAAAATACGGCTCGAAAATAAGCCCATTACGTCGGATAGCTTTACATGCCGATGAGTTAGAGTTTACGCATCCCAGAACAAAAGAAAAAATACAATTATCATCGCCACTGCCTAAAAAAATGCAAGTAATGGTCGATGCTATTCAACCTAAAAAGAAAGAAGTTTCGGAGGAGTAA
- the proC gene encoding pyrroline-5-carboxylate reductase: MKISIIGGGNMGGAIASGLASGTIFAPQNITVIDRNQKNIDALAKANINGVINDYSSLSEADIIVLAVKPWFIEEVLAKHAKSFNSKQIIISIAGGISLNQLSEWIIPDSAIYRVMPNTAIAIKESMSFVASHNTTKEKDELILRIFSELGKAEFIDEKLFAAATSLASCGIAFAFRYIRAAMEGGIEMGLKSDQAKEAIIQTLRGAANLLEANNSHPEVEIDKVTTPGGITIKGLNEMENAGFTTAVIKGLKASYVK; this comes from the coding sequence ATGAAAATATCAATTATAGGTGGTGGTAATATGGGAGGAGCTATTGCTTCGGGATTAGCATCTGGAACTATATTTGCCCCACAAAATATTACAGTTATAGATCGTAATCAAAAAAATATCGATGCTCTTGCAAAGGCTAATATTAACGGAGTAATTAATGATTATTCATCATTATCTGAGGCCGATATAATAGTTTTAGCTGTTAAGCCTTGGTTTATTGAAGAGGTATTAGCTAAACATGCAAAATCGTTTAACTCAAAGCAAATTATTATATCTATTGCAGGTGGTATTTCACTAAATCAACTTTCGGAGTGGATTATTCCGGATTCTGCTATATACAGAGTCATGCCAAATACAGCCATTGCAATAAAAGAGAGTATGAGTTTTGTTGCATCACATAATACTACAAAAGAAAAAGATGAACTAATCCTCAGAATATTTAGTGAACTAGGAAAGGCCGAGTTTATTGACGAAAAATTATTTGCTGCTGCAACCTCACTTGCTTCATGCGGAATAGCTTTTGCTTTCAGGTACATACGTGCAGCAATGGAAGGTGGAATCGAAATGGGATTAAAATCCGATCAAGCCAAAGAAGCCATTATTCAAACACTCAGAGGGGCAGCAAACTTACTGGAAGCTAACAACAGTCATCCCGAAGTTGAGATAGATAAGGTTACCACACCTGGAGGAATAACGATTAAAGGATTAAATGAAATGGAAAACGCAGGATTTACGACTGCAGTCATTAAGGGATTAAAAGCCAGCTATGTCAAGTAG
- a CDS encoding alpha-isopropylmalate synthase regulatory domain-containing protein translates to MLEIMDTTLRDGEQTSGVSFSSQEKLSIAHLLLVDLGVNRIEIASARVSDGEFKTVKKITDWARGAGYIDQIEILGFIDKGASLQWIKDVGCNTVNLLTKGSYKHVTEQLRKTPQEHLDDIKAEVYLAQEMGLNVNIYLEDWSNGILNSEDYVYFMVDNLKDMPIKRFMLPDTLGILNPHTTWRACRRMTKRYPKLHFDFHAHNDYDLAVANVMVAVEVGVQGVHVTMNGLGERAGNASLSSVIAVLHDHLNVETTIKEEKLNRVSRVVETYSGLTISANQPIVGENVFTQCAGIHADGDNKNNLYYNDLYPERFGRVREYALGKLSGKANIRKNIEALGIELDETEMAKVTNRVIELGDKKEVITQEDLPYIISDVLRNSEKDKQVKIIAFAFILSKGVRPSASVRIEINGKEYEETAPGDGQYHAFSKALWKIYTKLDKPKPDLVNYSVIIPPGGRTDALVQTVISWKFNDKVFKTRGLDADQTEAAVKATEKMLNIIEDM, encoded by the coding sequence CGAAATTGCATCAGCCCGTGTATCGGATGGTGAATTTAAAACAGTAAAAAAAATTACGGATTGGGCTAGAGGTGCCGGATATATCGATCAGATCGAAATTTTAGGTTTTATCGATAAAGGGGCTTCTCTACAATGGATTAAAGATGTTGGATGTAATACAGTAAACCTTTTAACTAAAGGTTCTTACAAGCATGTAACTGAGCAACTACGCAAAACACCCCAAGAACATCTTGATGATATAAAAGCCGAAGTATATTTGGCACAAGAGATGGGGTTGAATGTGAATATTTACCTTGAAGATTGGTCTAATGGTATTCTTAATTCGGAAGATTACGTATACTTTATGGTTGATAACCTAAAAGATATGCCAATCAAACGTTTTATGCTTCCTGATACTTTGGGTATACTCAATCCACATACCACTTGGAGGGCATGTCGCAGAATGACTAAACGATATCCGAAACTACATTTTGATTTTCATGCACACAATGATTATGATTTAGCAGTTGCCAATGTTATGGTAGCTGTGGAAGTTGGAGTACAAGGTGTACATGTTACGATGAATGGTTTAGGTGAGCGTGCCGGAAATGCAAGCTTATCGAGTGTTATTGCTGTTTTGCATGATCATTTGAATGTTGAAACCACAATCAAGGAAGAAAAATTAAATCGTGTAAGCCGTGTTGTTGAAACCTATTCTGGCTTAACAATATCTGCGAATCAGCCTATTGTAGGAGAGAATGTTTTTACTCAATGTGCCGGAATTCACGCAGATGGAGATAATAAAAACAATTTGTATTATAACGATTTATACCCCGAACGATTTGGCAGGGTGAGAGAATATGCCTTAGGCAAATTGTCTGGTAAAGCCAATATTCGAAAAAATATCGAAGCTTTAGGCATAGAGCTGGATGAAACCGAAATGGCAAAGGTTACCAATCGGGTCATAGAATTGGGTGACAAGAAAGAAGTCATCACCCAGGAAGACCTACCTTATATAATCTCTGATGTTCTGAGAAACAGCGAAAAAGACAAACAAGTAAAAATAATAGCTTTTGCCTTTATATTGTCAAAAGGAGTACGTCCTTCGGCTTCTGTTCGCATCGAGATAAATGGAAAAGAATACGAAGAAACGGCACCGGGTGACGGACAATATCATGCATTCTCGAAAGCATTGTGGAAAATTTACACAAAATTAGATAAGCCTAAACCCGATCTGGTAAACTACTCAGTAATTATTCCTCCGGGAGGACGCACAGATGCTTTGGTGCAAACTGTTATCTCATGGAAATTCAATGATAAAGTGTTTAAGACAAGAGGATTAGATGCTGATCAAACGGAAGCAGCTGTAAAAGCTACAGAAAAGATGTTGAATATTATTGAAGATATGTAA
- the trpA gene encoding tryptophan synthase subunit alpha: MNRIKQLFETKQKDILSIYFTAGFPNIDDTVDVIKELEANGIDLIEIGIPFSDPMADGPTIQASGTVALQNGMTLSKLFEQLTDIRKEVSIPLILMGYLNPIMQYGFENFCKKCQEVGIDGTIIPDLPFNDYIKEYKPIADKYNVKVVMLITPETSDERIRFIDEHTDGFIYMVSSAATTGAQKSFDDQKQAYFKRINAMNLRNPRLIGFGISNKATLDAAQANASGAIIGSKFITLLQEAKNIKEAVADLKSSLEK; encoded by the coding sequence ATGAATAGAATAAAACAACTTTTCGAAACGAAGCAAAAGGATATACTATCTATATATTTTACAGCAGGTTTCCCTAACATAGATGATACTGTTGATGTCATAAAAGAGTTGGAAGCAAATGGTATAGACTTAATCGAAATAGGTATTCCTTTTTCGGATCCGATGGCCGACGGTCCTACTATACAAGCCAGCGGTACTGTAGCTTTACAAAATGGTATGACTTTATCAAAGCTATTCGAACAATTAACAGATATACGTAAAGAGGTATCTATTCCACTTATATTGATGGGATATTTGAATCCGATTATGCAGTATGGTTTCGAGAATTTCTGTAAGAAATGTCAAGAAGTTGGTATTGATGGAACTATTATTCCCGATCTGCCATTCAATGATTACATCAAAGAATACAAACCGATTGCTGATAAATATAATGTGAAGGTAGTCATGCTAATTACTCCTGAGACTTCTGATGAACGAATTCGTTTCATAGACGAGCATACGGATGGCTTTATCTATATGGTATCATCCGCAGCTACAACAGGCGCTCAGAAAAGTTTTGATGATCAGAAACAGGCTTATTTCAAGAGAATAAATGCTATGAATCTCAGAAACCCTCGTCTGATAGGGTTCGGTATATCAAACAAAGCCACTTTAGATGCTGCTCAGGCAAATGCCAGTGGTGCAATCATTGGTAGTAAATTTATTACTTTGTTACAAGAGGCTAAAAATATAAAAGAAGCTGTTGCGGATTTAAAGTCAAGCTTAGAGAAGTAA